Within the Opitutaceae bacterium TAV5 genome, the region TTCATCGAGCGCCACTGCTTCGACGACGACGGGCGGATGTTTTTTTCCGTCACCCGCGAGGGCCGTCCGTTGCGGAAACGTCGTTACCAGTTTTCCGAGTGCTTCGCGATCATCGCGCTGGCCGCCTGCGGCCATGCCACGGGCGAAACGCGCTGGCTCGAAAGGGCGGAAGGGTTGCTTGCCCGGGTGCTGCATTACCACCGTACACCGGGTTTGCTGCCACCGAAGACCCGTCCGGAAACCCGGCCGATGAAGGGCCTGGCCATGCCCATGATCCTGCTCGTCACAGCCCAGGAATTGCGCAAGCACCATCCGGAGTTCGGGAAATCCTGCCGGGAGCTGATCGACGCTTGTATCAGCGAGATTGCCACCGACTTCGTCAAACCGGAACTCCGCTGCGTCCTCGAAACAGTCTCTCCTGACGGCGGCTTTATCGACAACCTCGACGGCCGCTGCGTGAACCCCGGACACTCCATCGAGGCCGGCTGGTTTATCCTCGAGGAAGCGCGGCAGCGTCGGCGGACAGGCGAAGAGGCCGGCGATCTCGTCCGCCTCGGCGCGCAGATCATCGACTGGTCGCTCGAACTCGGCTGGGACCGGGAACACGGCGGCATCTTCTATTTTCGCGACGCCCGCGGCCTCCCCTGTACGGAATACTGGCACGACATGAAATTCTGGTGGCCACACAACGAAGCCGTCATCGCCACGCTCCTCGCCGCCGAACTGACCGGCGAACCTCGCTTCGCCGACTGGCATGCAAAAGTCCACGACTGGACGTATTCGCACTTTCCCGACAAGGAGCATGGTGAATGGTTCGGCTACCTCCATCGTGACGGTTCCCTCTCCACCCGGGTCAAGGGAACGATGTACAAGGGCTGCTTCCACCTCCCTCGCATGCAGCTCCTCGCCTGGCAGTCCGTCGAGCGCATGCAGGCGGCGAAGCCGGAATGAACTCCGCCTGGCATCGCCAGGTCACGGAGCCGGCCGCAAGGTGCGGCCTTCGTGCCAGATACCTTCGAGGTGGGTGCGCGTAGGCGCGGGCGGCACGCCGCGCTCCCTGTGCTGCATCATGCCGACGAGCAGGTCGACGGCGAGGGCCCCTACCTGCTCACTGTCCTCGACGACGCCGGAAAGAGGGCCTTCCCCGACGGGCAGGCTGATGCCTGCCACCCCGATATCATCCGGGGCGGAAATGCCGGCTGCGGTCAGGTTTTCGAGAATACGGTAATCGGACGTGAGGATGGCATCCAGCTGCTGACGCTCGATATAACGGACGAGGTTCCGCGAATCCGTCGCGTTGGGGCCGCGCCGCGAATCGTAGTCGAAGAGGGGTTCGACGGGAATTTGCCCGGCGCCCTTTTTCCCGCCAAGCAGCGTTTGCTCGATCAGGTAACCGGCCTGCACATTGTGTCCGCAGCGGCGATTGATGTCCTCGTCGATGACCATGCCGATGCGCCGGTAGCCGCGCCGGATCAGAGCTTGCATGGCATTCCGCGTATTCAGGAAATGCGCGGCGGCGACGGTGTGGAAGGACGGCTTCAGCAGGGAATAACCGAAGGTGACGGCCGAAAACTCGTGCCAGGCGAAATCCACTTCCATTTCGGCCTTGGGCTGGGGGCAGAGGAGGACGCCGGTGATGTTGCGGGCATGGAGGATGCCGGCCATGCGCGCGGGAGAAAGTCCCTTTTCGTTGAGGTGAATTTCCTCAAGCTGGTAACCATGATGAAGGGCCCGGCGGGATGCTCCCTGAAAATAAAGCAGGTAGTGGGGGTATTTTTTCCATGGATACGGCCCGTCCTCAAAATTGACGAGCCACGCGATGGTGCCATGAAAGGCGGCCGTGCGCTGGCGGTTCCGGTAACTGGCGAGGCCGGCGAGAAAGGGATCGGGCGAGTAGCCGAGTTCACGGGCCACTTCCTGGATCCGCCGGCGGGTTTCGGGCGCGATCCTGGGATGATCTTGCAAGGCGAGCGTGACCGTGCTCCGTCCTACCCCCACCTTGGCCGCGATATCCCGCTGCGTAGTCCGTTTCATTCCCATGAGCGTCAACACTGCCGGGTTCAGGCAAGTTCTCAACCGGAATTGCCGGCTATTAACCTGTGTCAAAAGATCGTCATGGTGCCGGAATGCGGAATTTGCCAGCGTCCCCGGGCATTCTCTGACCGTCCCGCCCGGCGCTGGTGGAAACTGGCCGGCGCGGCGCAGTTGTCCTGTGTTGCCGGCATTCTGTTTTCCGGCGTGGCTATTTTTTCGAGATTCACCAGTCTTCATCCCGGCAGCTGATTTACACCCATGACAAAAGAATCTTCCCGGCCGTTGCGGCGGCGAATACCCGGATGGTTTTGGCGGTCATGCCTCGGTATGATCGTACTGGCCGGACTGACGGCCGGCGTTGCCTGGATCTATTTTCATCCGTCCTGCGCAATTACCCCGGGAGTGGTGTACGGGAAAAGGCAGGACAGGCCTTTGCTGATGGATGTAATCCAGCCGGAGCGACCCAACGGCGCTGGCGTGATTGTCATGGTAAGCGGCAGCTGGAAATCCCGGACCGGACCTTTCGATCCCTGGCTGGCTGCGCCGCTCCTCCGGCGAGGCTACACCCTGTTTGCCGTCCACCACATTTCCCAGCCGGAGGTCACGATCATGGACATCGTGGCGGATGTGAACCGCGCCGTGCGGTTTGTCCGGTACCATGCCGGCGACTACGGTGTGAATCCGGAAAAGATCGGGGTAACGGGTGGCAGTTCCGGCGGACATCTTTCGCTGATGCTGGCCACGCGTGGCGGCGAGGGCGCTGCGGATGCCGCCGATCCGGTCGAGCGGCA harbors:
- a CDS encoding N-acylglucosamine 2-epimerase: MKPVTLAPFSAARLAQLRSVYRDGLVNDTLPFWFPGSVDTEHGGYFTCRDRDGTLLQTDKSVWFQGRMAWMLATAYLEVEPRAEWLAWARSGVGFIERHCFDDDGRMFFSVTREGRPLRKRRYQFSECFAIIALAACGHATGETRWLERAEGLLARVLHYHRTPGLLPPKTRPETRPMKGLAMPMILLVTAQELRKHHPEFGKSCRELIDACISEIATDFVKPELRCVLETVSPDGGFIDNLDGRCVNPGHSIEAGWFILEEARQRRRTGEEAGDLVRLGAQIIDWSLELGWDREHGGIFYFRDARGLPCTEYWHDMKFWWPHNEAVIATLLAAELTGEPRFADWHAKVHDWTYSHFPDKEHGEWFGYLHRDGSLSTRVKGTMYKGCFHLPRMQLLAWQSVERMQAAKPE
- a CDS encoding LacI family transcription regulator, with the protein product MTLMGMKRTTQRDIAAKVGVGRSTVTLALQDHPRIAPETRRRIQEVARELGYSPDPFLAGLASYRNRQRTAAFHGTIAWLVNFEDGPYPWKKYPHYLLYFQGASRRALHHGYQLEEIHLNEKGLSPARMAGILHARNITGVLLCPQPKAEMEVDFAWHEFSAVTFGYSLLKPSFHTVAAAHFLNTRNAMQALIRRGYRRIGMVIDEDINRRCGHNVQAGYLIEQTLLGGKKGAGQIPVEPLFDYDSRRGPNATDSRNLVRYIERQQLDAILTSDYRILENLTAAGISAPDDIGVAGISLPVGEGPLSGVVEDSEQVGALAVDLLVGMMQHRERGVPPAPTRTHLEGIWHEGRTLRPAP